A genomic region of Metopolophium dirhodum isolate CAU chromosome 1, ASM1992520v1, whole genome shotgun sequence contains the following coding sequences:
- the LOC132934705 gene encoding uncharacterized protein LOC132934705 codes for MVFNFPVVVCALVAIVVGGCRAGDLQTFTVTDVAYLDVEVAGTELGTIEIGLFGEIAPKTVANFVTILTAGIDGRTYAGTKFHRVFNKFVIQGGDILNNDGSGSVSIYGDTFPDENLKVNGTKPGFVGMANSGPDTNGCQFFITTRSTPSLNGEHVMFGIVVEGQEVIHAIEQQLTDHLGRPTKEIRISRCGLLKRRPPFDVTDHPRNSNVWKWIVASALPVSMSTAILLLFQWMIAQINKAII; via the exons ATGGTTTTCAATTTCCCTGTGGTCGTGTGCGCGTTGGTGGCGATCGTCGTTGGCGGATGCCGCGCGggc GACCTCCAGACGTTCACGGTGACCGATGTGGCGTACTTGGATGTGGAGGTGGCCGGCACCGAGTTGGGTACGATCGAGATCGGTCTTTTCGGCGAAATCGCACCGAAAACGGTGGCCAACTTTGTCACGATTCTGACGGCAGGCATTGACGGCCGAACATACGCCGGCACCAAATTCCATCGGGTGTTCAACAAGTTTGTCATTCAAG GTGGAGACATATTGAACAACGACGGAAGCGGATCCGTAAGCATATACGGCGACACGTTTCCCGACGAAAACCTGAAAGTGAACGGTACAAAGCCGGGATTTGTGGGAATGGCCAATTCAG GTCCAGACACAAACGGATGTCAGTTTTTCATAACGACCAGGTCCACGCCGAGTCTGAACGGCGAGCACGTAATGTTTGGAATCGTGGTCGAAGGACAGGAGGTCATACATGCCATCGAACAGCAGTTGACTGACCATCTGGGTAGGCCCACCAAAGAGATACGAATCTCGAGATGCGGCTTGCTGAAGCGACGGCCGCCATTTGACGTCACAGACCATCCGCGCAA TTCGAATGTTTGGAAATGGATAGTTGCGTCTGCCCTACCGGTTTCGATGTCCACGGCTATTTTGTTACTATTCCAGTGGATGATTGCTCAAATCAACAAAGCGATCATCTAA